The following proteins are co-located in the Paenibacillus sp. JNUCC32 genome:
- the fni gene encoding type 2 isopentenyl-diphosphate Delta-isomerase, producing MNSEHEQTAGKPATVSGGGSGRFGGRLMPEVPTGERKIEHVRLCLDEEVGSVGVTTGFERYRFRHAALPEIDFGEIKLDTTFLDFSVRTPFLISSMTGGSKATGEINMRLAEAAERRGWALGVGSVRAAVEKEELASTFRVRESAPSVPVIANLGAVQLNYGFGLDDCQRAVDIAGADMLVLHLNGLQEVFQPEGNTRFGRLLGRVEDLCRTLSIPVGIKEVGWGIDGETARSLLDVGAAFIDVAGAGGTSWSQVEKFRSPDPVRRAAAEAFAGWGNPTAECIAEVREAAPACALIGSGGLQSGVDAAKALALGADLAGFGRGLLGSAVDSVEALDQRLAQVELELRTAMFGIGAGNIEALKSTKRLIRA from the coding sequence ATGAACTCAGAACATGAACAGACTGCGGGCAAACCTGCAACCGTTTCAGGCGGAGGATCAGGAAGATTTGGGGGCAGACTGATGCCGGAAGTGCCCACCGGCGAGCGGAAGATCGAGCATGTTCGATTATGCCTGGACGAAGAAGTGGGCTCCGTGGGGGTAACCACCGGTTTTGAACGTTACCGTTTTCGTCACGCCGCACTGCCGGAGATCGACTTTGGAGAGATTAAGCTGGACACGACGTTTCTTGATTTTTCCGTACGAACGCCATTCTTGATCAGCTCCATGACTGGCGGAAGCAAGGCCACCGGAGAGATCAATATGCGTCTTGCGGAAGCGGCGGAACGGCGCGGCTGGGCGCTGGGTGTCGGCTCCGTGCGGGCTGCGGTGGAGAAGGAGGAGCTTGCTTCGACATTCCGCGTGCGCGAGAGCGCGCCGAGCGTGCCGGTGATCGCGAACCTAGGAGCGGTGCAGCTGAACTATGGCTTTGGCCTTGACGATTGTCAGCGGGCGGTGGATATCGCCGGTGCGGATATGCTGGTTCTCCATCTAAACGGACTGCAAGAAGTGTTTCAGCCGGAAGGGAACACCCGGTTCGGCCGTCTGCTGGGGCGCGTCGAGGATTTGTGCCGCACGCTTTCGATACCGGTCGGGATTAAAGAAGTGGGCTGGGGTATCGATGGCGAAACGGCGCGGTCTCTGCTGGACGTCGGGGCAGCGTTCATCGACGTGGCCGGTGCGGGCGGCACCTCATGGAGCCAGGTCGAGAAATTCCGCAGCCCGGATCCGGTCCGCCGCGCTGCGGCCGAGGCTTTTGCCGGGTGGGGCAATCCTACCGCGGAATGCATCGCGGAGGTGCGCGAAGCCGCGCCGGCCTGCGCGCTGATCGGCAGCGGCGGGCTGCAAAGCGGCGTCGATGCGGCCAAAGCGCTCGCGCTTGGCGCCGATCTGGCAGGTTTCGGCCGCGGACTCCTGGGCTCGGCGGTCGATTCGGTTGAAGCGCTCGATCAGCGGCTTGCCCAGGTGGAGCTGGAGCTGCGGACGGCCATGTTCGGTATCGGCGCGGGGAATATCGAGGCCCTGAAGTCCACCAAGCGGTTGATTCGTGCCTAA